In Solanum lycopersicum chromosome 3, SLM_r2.1, the genomic stretch aataattggaGTCCTCTAATTGTATGTATGTGACACTTCTTTAAGTTGTTAAAAGAGGATTAAAATTGACAAATCAAGAGAATTAGAAAGAGATTATAATTAAATGGGACTTATCATTGGATGAatattataacaaattaaagatTTCCAAATCTCTTATTGGCATGTAGGTAGTAATTAGTAGGgataaaataaagttatgaCTGTTCCAACACGTGGCTCTAAACTCCTGTATGTCTCCTTCAGACAAAAAATCACATGGAAAGGTTTTTATAATTGACAACAAATCACTTGTAAATAGTGTTTAAGTTGGTAGTACCTTCTTTTTTTAACCTCCTAGCTTAGTTTTCATGGTTGCTTTAATTCCCCTAATGATTGTTTAAGTGAATATAGATCTGATCCTAATCATTGTTTAAGAGAATACTTTTGATCCACTATCatttcataattattaattaagtgCTCCTTTCCATGTCATTTTACTTTGTCCTAATAGTATAAAAAAATGCTTAATTTTTATTGGTCTATTTTAGTATATCAAGGGAATGGTATTAACAAGATTAGAATTCCAAAgcataattaaataatactccctcttcacttttacttgtcacttattcttaaaataaattttcatttatgtttataatttttaacgtattaaaaaaaatatctttttttcatattttacccTTACcaataaatacttaattttcAATATATCATTTAATAGGGGATAGTCTggtaaatacatatattgataattattttttaatggtaTGCCAAGTTAAAGCGAACGGTGGAAGTACTAATTTAGTTAAATGCAGTCAAAGTGTGACAActaaaaatgaatgaagaaaTTACTATATACTTCCCGTCCAACAATAATTGTTCactatatcaaaaatagttATCAAACAatacttattcaattttaaaaatcaaaaaataattacaacaaGCATAGCAAGTAACAACGGACAACTAGTGTGAAATAgaagtattttattataaaatttaaaagaatatttgtaaaataaaatgaaacggaGAAcgcataaatatatatagagaaaGAGAGATATAGTAAGAGTAATTAAGTGATCAAGGTAACAGGTTGGTCCTAGCTAGGTGTTTCTGGAATATTGACTATATCATATATGGAGATGCATGCACTAATATAATTAGTAGGGTTAAAGTCAGAGTATATGCTTTTTCCCTCCAGATCAAGATGGGATGCAGTCTTGTcaatattatttcattgttctgaaaataaatatatacagtAAGAAAAAAGTAGTGGGATTTATCTGTCCTTACTCCTTAATctcaattagaaaatatttatttagaaacTTAATATAGTTCTAAATGAAtcataataaattcataaaaggtaagtcaattattttaatttaatttttaaataagaaaatacaatATACATTTTTCTGAACACACACAGAGAGTATATATGATATACATAAATTGGTATAAATAGAGTAGTCTGTTTTTTTACTTATACGGTTacgtttcattttatatgatactatatatttattttttgttagtcTGGTCAAAATTGAAAaccttatttatatataagtaaattttatGTACGCTTATACAACTGTTACACCATGAGATAATTTTAGAGGTAAATAAAATAACTTggtcaaataatattaattgttttacCTGTTTAATGAAGTACTAGTATTTTACTGAAGAGTAAATACTAGTATCAATATTAAAAGGAACGTTGAACCCTAATAtgggaaacaaaaaaaaaggtttggATCTTACTTTTCACTCTTTAAATCATACAAAATGACATGTAATAAAGTTGTTTTTAAATGGGTCATAATATGCTCTATCCTAtgcctttttaaaatttaaattggtgagaaaaaaaaattcacaacaattcaatcataaatGCATAGTAACTAAATTGttttgtgaataataaattttgccACTGCAATAGTACTAGTACTAGAAAAAACAGTAATAATTTGACCAAGTGTTTTCTCCAAGATGAAAGGCACAGTAGATCCGTTAAGATAGAGCTATCCTAGCCAGGGTTAATGTTAGCCTAACACACAAAGATTCCATAGTACAACCCTAGATATGAAAACAACTATCTCTCCATCTTTTGTGCTCACCAATCATCTCAATCCCAAAGCAACACATTAAATACTACTATTGCTACTACAAATGTAAACATATCCAATTGTAGGGTATACAAAGTAACATGTtggttaaaaaattatattttttttatttataaagtcaatattagtaattttttatgttttgaattgttttagTGAAATATTTTGTCTCCATCAATGAtcgtaataaaataaaaaataaaaataacattatcttaattaaaatttacatCGAAAAGTTTCACATGAAATAAGATATCCCTGATTTACTCAGAAAAATGCAAATATAAGACTTTTGATGATACTAGAAGAAGATGGTAATAATACAAAGCAACAATCATATTATCATAACTAAGTACACATGGTAATAATACAACAAGAAAgatgtaaaagaaaaattacatttttttctctaaTCTAGCTAAGCTAGGGTTTTAACCACCCACCCACCACCATCATCACATGGCTCTAGGAAGTTTTGCTTTCAATagatttttagtaattatataagtcaaatattcaaaaatatgtGTCTCAAATAATTCTGCCTGCAGCTAGCTGATGACTTCTAAGTACTCTTTTGGCTTCCACTCATTTACTTCCCAGCCTTGATAATAGGGTGATTTTACAATATAATCCTCCATGCACAAGTTATTATATACTAGAGGCTTAGCTAGTTATAGTCAGGTTTAATGGATCTCCCTGcacaaattaacaaaaataattatcagctttaattattatttctagataaattaaaatgttttctgattttcttaaaaatatttttttagcacTTGATAGATAGCTCACCAAATGTAGTGTAGGGCAGGACAGTAGGGGCCTGGTGTTATATTAATGGAAAGAACAAAAGTTGTTGCTAAATCCAGactgatttattattttttgtgtttgctCATCTGCACCCCATAAGAGCTGTCCAATAccctgaaaaaaaaatattacttttccATGTTAGAAAATTTCACATCATGTATATTACCTACCTTTATACTATTTATCAATCATATCCTACGGTATTTTTTCTATGTACCGGACGTTTATAAGATAATTACATGTAAATCTTCGATAacctgataaaaataataactaattaacCTTAGTAATAATGTGTCATCAAAATGTTTGATATCAATTCCATCATTATTAGGTGTTTGTCTATGTGTGATTATGAATAGATAATGACAACAAGTAGATTCAATGAATATGTAATACCTGAGGAATAGAATTAGGGAAATGGGATTGTTGAAACATGAGTGATGTTGAATTATCCAAAAATTGGTAGCCACTATTAGTGTTAGCAATAACTTCAGCTGCCTGTGATGTAGTAGTTGTGCTACCTTGCTGAATATTTGCCATTTGTGTCTCCAAGCCACTTAAACTCTGAAAaggaaaatcataaaaaatgaatttgattaaTGATAAAgtcgaaatttaaaaaaattcaagttctgAATATATGATTAAACGCTAGCTTACCTGGTCATCAGGTCTGACCATGAGTGCATCTAAGTCCATTCCAAAGTCATAGTACATTGGATTCAAAGAAGTAAGTTTCATTGAGAGAAACTGAAACATGagaaacacataatataattagtattaatattttataattatgcaagttaaaatataaaggaagttattaattgattgttCTCTTGTTTAATACCTCAACTTGGTTTTGCAAAGATTGGACATAATTAATTATCTCATCCAACATAAGGGCCTTTCCAGTTACCTGATCTCATTCAAGTCACATGAAAATTGTCAGaagaattataatttaaaagatttttaaatacTAATTTCTTGAAAAGTGCCTTTCAATTGTACTACATGGAAAGACAAATAAAAGACAAAATTTTTTTACTGAATTAACTTTGTCATTTACCTTGTCACAACCAGGAACAAGAGATTGCAATATCTTCATCCTTTCACTTATTTTCTCTCTCCTCACCTGAAATCATATCACAAGCTAAACAGTGAAAAAACTGTTCCACAACAATAATAGGTTTACCGGACACCGACGATTATGATGGAGTggtaaatattaaattaattgtcGATTCATTTTTAGTAAGAAGTATTTAGTTCGTATGTGTTATTTTTcaacatgaatttaaatttagttgttTCAATTTTCACACcacattataaattttagtaTCCGTTCCATTTctatttataacttatttttctttttagttagtGTTTTTGAAATGACATATaactatattaaataataatttaactttatttttttattattaatgaaataatatataatcatacaaataatatttttttcttaaaactccGTATCAAATCGAACCGAGGGACCAATAGTTAAAAGGGGCAAAAAGTAGAATTATACCCTTTCAGCAAGACTATGGCTATCAGTTGCCTGGCCCCTTCTTGCTCTAACATGAATGTACCCTGTTGGTGCTTCTTCATTAGCTTTCTTTTCATCTTTGGCTACTAACTTGCtgataattttcttctttttcccaTTATCACCCTGTTTCTCattctaataataaaaacaaaaaacaaaaaaacagagTAATCATTAATCCCAATTCcaagaaaatgaataatttacAGAACAGAAATGGAAAATTCCAAATTACCTTAGAATGAGCAGAAGTCATAGAAGAAGACCCTTCActagattttcttttcttatccAAAGGACTAACATTagccttattattattaattccACTTTCAATTTTATCAGTAACAGAGGAAGCATCCATATCTAAGCTTATACTGCTGCTACTTTTAGGGTCAAGGCAAAAGCTATTTTCATGAGAAATTAAATTGGAAGGGAATTCTTGTTGGTAAAACTGTTGTACTATACAAGAATTGTTTGGTTCCTCAAAAAAGCCAGACATTTTAATAGGAGAAGTTGGCAAAAATACTGAATCAAGAAGAAATGGGTTATTGTGTTGTAATTGGTGTGATGAAAAAGCagccatctttttttttttttttagttttgtgaTTTGCTTTGGAATtctcaatgaaaaaaaaacagaggaaGTAAGAGATAATAATGGGTCTGAGAAAATCTCAAAGGGTCAGGTTTATATAAAGATGAAGAGAGAGATAGgacatgattttattttattttagctaaaaattggatttttttaattttttattttctagctTATTCCTATGCATTTGACTAGTCTTATCAAAGCTTGGGGGTGAGTGTGGGCTCATTTAAGTTTGCTGGTAGCTTATATCTATAGACAATTCTCTgtttataaaaacaaataatgaaatttatgtttaagatattaaataattaagtagaTAATGAGTATGAATAAGCCACTATAGAGAagagatttttgaatttgagtGTTTTAGTTCTGATACATAATCAATCCTATtagttttgtttattattaaaataaattaaattttattaaatatttttacttctcCATCGGGCATGGAGAAAACTCCAAGAATTATCCTGGGGTTATATCGGTATTTTTTAGATCAATTTCGTTGATTTTTACGCCAATATGATATATTTCTATATGATCAAAATTTGATTAGATTTTAATATGAGTATCGAgtatataaatagaaaactaaaaatgataatgatattaGAATAATAGTAGCAGAGATTTATAAACGGGACTATAGCAACAGTTCGAGAGATGAAAATGgtgtaaaaaaaatgaatgaaggtaattagataaaatatgatataatttcaGCTTACTGGTAACATGATCCTAAAAAGAAAGCTATGAACGTTTAAGATTAGAATAAAGATTGTAGTAGATAATCTAGTGTTGTTGCATATTTTGTAGGAGGGGTTGTTTGGTGtgatgaataaagaaaaataatattgagaTATGTATAAAAGCTTTACTCAATTCTTTTGTCTGGTTACAAAGTGTAAGATAATGTATTTAAAGATTAATAATTATGACTAGGATTTATTATCCTTACTTATGGGTGAAATACTAATCGTGAGACAACTTATTCCGTGATTAATAATTATGGCTGGGATATATAATCTCTATTTTTGGGTGAAATATTAATCCTCGAATAACTTATTCcaatataaaaatgtaaaataacaaatttgttAATATCCCCCTTAAATCCTCTTTTATAAACAAACAACTTATTCTTAGAGGATATTTTTGTAAACAACAACTTATTATGTATGTCATACATGTTTTATAaaccaattaattaataaaaaataatattaacataactaatttgatcataatttatctCAATATAACTCATTCTATCATAATTAATCTCAACATAACTTGTCTTTAAGTCGAAGACCCCTTAGTAGTGACACATTCTTCTATTTTCATTAGGTATTActatttgttgttttatttgcTTTATATCATGTCTTCTTTTGTGTGTCGAAAACTTTTCTTTTAAATCCGAAAgcctaataaaaataatatatattcctACCCGACACAATAGGTATAAGTTGCATCCATCCTGTGCTTCTCAAGTGTTAAAAATTCAACAAGATTGGGACCTA encodes the following:
- the bHLH1 gene encoding basic helix-loop-helix isoform X1 — encoded protein: MAAFSSHQLQHNNPFLLDSVFLPTSPIKMSGFFEEPNNSCIVQQFYQQEFPSNLISHENSFCLDPKSSSSISLDMDASSVTDKIESGINNNKANVSPLDKKRKSSEGSSSMTSAHSKNEKQGDNGKKKKIISKLVAKDEKKANEEAPTGYIHVRARRGQATDSHSLAERVRREKISERMKILQSLVPGCDKVTGKALMLDEIINYVQSLQNQVEFLSMKLTSLNPMYYDFGMDLDALMVRPDDQSLSGLETQMANIQQGSTTTTSQAAEVIANTNSGYQFLDNSTSLMFQQSHFPNSIPQGIGQLLWGADEQTQKIINQSGFSNNFCSFH